ATCAACTCAACCGCATTTCCAAATGTAGCGTTCAAGAGCCCTCCTATTCTAGGCCCCGCTACAATCGCTAAGCTTTCTGTCGCTCTTCCCATAAAACTTGCTAAGGCAATAATGGTTAAACAATAAATGATAAACATAAGAATACTAGACCAATGCATAAGCGACCCAATAACGGAGAGAGGGACTCCTATAAAAACAAGTGCCGTAAAAATTTTTCCCATACAAGAACCTCTTTTCTACATCAATTCAATATTTAAAGTCTCCTTGCTACTATTTTCCCCACTTCTTACCCTTCTATTAATTCAAATGTTTCAATCACTTCAATACTCGGAATAACCGATTGAACCATCGAGCAATGTTTCCGGCTTAATTCCATTGCCTTGTGAATTTTTTCTTCCTTCAATCCTTTTCCTGTAATTATAAAATGAACCTCGATTTTTGCTACACGATCAGCCTTTTCATCATCGCGTGTGACATTTGCTTCTATCTCAATATTTTGAAAATCAACCCGTTGTTTCTTCAATATTTTTCGGAGCACACCTCCACTACACACTACAACAG
This sequence is a window from Oikeobacillus pervagus. Protein-coding genes within it:
- a CDS encoding OsmC family protein, which codes for MKFQMKEESGFYTELPFGRLDISGDEEYGFRPFQLLVSSVVVCSGGVLRKILKKQRVDFQNIEIEANVTRDDEKADRVAKIEVHFIITGKGLKEEKIHKAMELSRKHCSMVQSVIPSIEVIETFELIEG